In the genome of Mytilus edulis chromosome 14, xbMytEdul2.2, whole genome shotgun sequence, the window atatatatatatacctagtAAGTATCAACAAATGTATAGATAATGTAGTGtagtaaataatatatataactaaAGCATGTATACTAAAGTTCTATATATACCTAACCTATATGTCTCACTCAATATACCATGTATGTATCGCTCAATGTTATATCTCACATATAACCTATGTGTCGCAAATATAATGTGTAACTCACAATACAATATGTCTCGCTTACCTGTTtacatacataaaataaatactaTACTAATACTGCTGCACCTGAAAAGGGCTTCGGTACTTTTATTAAACACTCAACACATATAATGTAATACTATAACTTCAAATAAATCACACTGAACTTTAAGCAACTCCAAGTAAAGTGTAACAAGTAACTGCTTAAATAGCTTACAAAAGCACAAGTCAGTAAAGACTAAAGTTCCAAGTTAACTATCAACTCAAGTACGAAAAGTACAACTGTCCAATCACAATAAATCAACTAAGTGTCAGGTAGTACCAAACAGTAAAGTATGAAAAGGGATTAGTATCTAAACTGTAAGTAACGTAATAGGTAGGTATATCATTCTCAAAGTACAAACAACCAACCACAGACACATACACACAATTATACTAAGTGCCTAACCTAATCAAATCCCTATTTATCAAGCAAAGTTTAAGTTTAAATTTTGGGCGCCAAATGTAACGGGGTATTTTCTGGTCAAATACAACGAAAACTATTCTAGGGTTCTGTTCTTttaatacacaaatatttaaGACCCATGTATATGGTACAAACAGTGTACTAGCTGGAATATCACAGTGCTGTGTATATTAAAATCTGAGCACTACTCATTTGACAACTTGACAAGGTATTAATCCATATCCTGAATATAAGAATATTGAAAATCCAAGAAGTATAATACAAATATCATCAATGTCAGAATTGAATATATCAAGCAGGTTATTATCACTGCATTCCAATATGTCTGCAGTCTAAATCTAccagaaacaatgaaaacatatAGTAAGACCTTTGGCCTAAAGATTGACCAATCAAAAGGTTAGAATTTTCCCTCCAAAATGATATGAAAGAAAAGAGGTTCACCAAAGGGAAAAGAGAATGATACTAGAACAATAGTGCTAGAAATAGAAACAATGAATAACCAAACTATCAAACACTCCAATAAAATTAATATCATcaatatcatatttgatatatcAATCAAATATGACTCTGCCACATCAGTAGGGACAATAAAATTGTTATAGTATCAAATAATGGCAAGCTAGTATTTTTAAATGGAGTCCACTTCTAGTACTCTCTTTTCTTTTTGGATTTTATCTCTTATTAGGTGAATGCgaaaaaaaggacaaacaagTGAAGACAGGTTAACGTTGAACAAAAAGGTTCGACATTATCGAGTGCAAGGTATTAAATCAGATGTAGAAAATAACAACATTAGTGTTAGTCAgactgctatatatccaaccaagTTATTGATGTAAATTGTTttggtgaattttttaaattttcatattttttcaacagGTCAACACTTATTGAAAACTAAACGAGCCAAATAGGTTGGATATCCTGTAGAGTTACACTAACCAAAGCAGAACAAAATACttgtttatatatcatgtatatgtaatcATATATATTTGAATCGTATTTTAGATATGTATCAATTCTTTAAACCTCATTACAATGTATTTAGATGTCATAATGTCACAGTGTATACGATTCTCAAAGGGAACTGTGTagtgaaatataaaatttcatcaatgaAGACGGACATACAGGTGTTAAGTCAACCCGCATATATCTTTAGGTAATCCTGCGTAATTACTTCCAACAGTAGACCAGCAAATCATGAGTATATGTTTTAACAAATAGATAGATACATGTCATTTGTAAGTAAAACCTCCTCTTCTGGATATTTAATACAAAAACGTCACTACAGCCAATTGCTATaagaaacatttattaataacaacagTTACAgatatttaattaataattatgatAGGTTGATTTGTAAGATTACATGTCGTTTACAACAGATGGGATATAGaaaaaagagaggcgaaatataccagaaaTATATTCATCGGTCGAAATATAAAGTGACGATGTCATGCATGACTAAAACTATGTTTCTTGTACTTTCAAATATATAACCAATAGTACAAAAAATCACAACAAAGACAACTAATGATTGAATAAACCGAACCCCATAAACAAAATCAGTTGTGTAAGCAGAAACGCTAAATCACGTGGCAGCCGTCGTGTTACTCGTAAAAaaacaaacccggtaataagtatAATTCGGAAGCGATTTAATGTTCAGAGCGAACTATCTATTGTGATTGAACTTCAATTGGTTCAATAAAGCCACCAAAACAACGGATACACAAATTGCATTGCAATTGCACTTTATTGTGTAGAGGGCACTACTCTGCTTATACAGAAAAGTATGATCATTCACGATCGGTATGTATACATTGCAAAATGCAAATGTCATACAATGAAAAAGAAGTTATGTGAAATACATTAAACATGTTGAATGCAGCTTTATTTGAATGCATTTTAAATCTTTAGTATATAGGCTTATGTATTATCTAATGAAACATTTGACAGCATCCTTTTTTCGCAAGTTAGCAATAACTTCGCGGTATGTATGGGTTATCATTTAATGGAATTTAAGGACACACCAATACATGTTTTAGAGAGAAGGACAGATACAACATAAGGACATACAGCTTGTATCTTCTGCAAAAAGTGTTAAATGATGAATCATTAATCATTAAGAAAGCCAATGAAAGTAACAATGTTGTTATTTAAGATAAGGTCAATTACCTTCTTGAAGGCGATCGCAAATTAAATACACAACATTACACCAAATTGGAAAACTTTGACCTAAAAGCACTTAGATGTAATATCAATACATATGTCAAAGGCATATACATCAAAGGTGTTATAGATAACTCCACATTTAATTACCTTAATATCAGTAATCAAATTGATAATGGGACTGGGTATATGCATATCTTGCCTAAAATACACCGATTAAATGAATCGGAATTAGtcaaaatcaataaatatggGTTTAACATTGATAACATAATGCCGCCATGTCGGCCAATCATATCTCAGATGGGTACTGTCACAGAATTTGTTGGACGCtatatcaattatttattaataCCTATGGTACAAAAACAACACACATATATAAAGGAACGATTCTGACGCAAgacattattaaacgtgttgttttcaattttttacatcactgggtcgatacctctgttGGTGTACTAtcagtccctgagggtatcatcaCAGCAGAAGTcagtactttggtactgacatgacttaacaaactttactaaatttGCCGgtttataagttttgaatttatCAAAATGCTAAGGTTTCAACACCATCAGGCAAACTtggctttaaatgaattttgctatttatttaaggtatttttgatatatagctcttcaacagtTTTGGTACTAATACAGCTTTAATCGTTCCTCATGAagataaatcaagaaaagcgcttcgaacacAAGAAATTAATAAACGtattgttttcaatgttttgccAGTGGGACGTCAGATGGCGATCGATTCAAAATTTTCTGGCACACAGTTTTAAAGTGCACAGTTGTAAAGTATAACACAAAATCCTTCCTTTTTGTCTACTTGCTTGCATAAAAAATTAACGCACTTTCTGTCCGAAAATGGTTACATGATCAGTAACTTCATCCAAACGGTAGAAATAgtttaattaaaacatgtaaaagaatttttattccttataaaaTTGTAATTGAAAACAGGAAACatatcaaagagacaataacccgaccaacgAGCAGAAATCAGCGCAAGACTATTTGTTAATTGCTTATTTTTTCTCAATTCTCTCCGCTTCGTTGGTACCCAAGGATGACAAGGGTACACACGGGTGTTATAAGAAATGTGCAAATCAATAAAGGTTTCCACATTCGACTTTTGTTCCCCATTTGGTATTTGtgtctttgttttctttttaaataatgatatatgTGACACTCTTAATATGTAttgggactattcgactgcgcataatttcacgcatgaattacaatgcACACGATTAGTATGTGTCGTATTcgatgttatttttatttaaatattttgattgattagaaatgttaaatcattgtagttatgtcacTAAAAATTATCGTTATTATGACTGTGTATCGGTGACAGGCTCAAAAGGAAATTTCATCCAATTTCAACATTTTCCAGTCAAAACTTGGATTTTAAGGCaaactattttattttccttatcggtgacctatgttttttagtTCGATCTTTTCagctatatttcagctttataaaatacagttttggaccaagtgtcaaagaacgttttttttatattctgataaaaatatgtcaacacctctattttccctatcatttcattgaaaaatggtcccttttacatagctgtttaaaagtattttttttttagctgaaatGGTCCGAGACCCCCTATTtattttcgaccaatttgattcactttctgtaaagaataaaacaataaaaaatatggcACTTCTGATGaaaacttcgaataggcccgagcaACCTTAAGGAAATTTTTgacgtatacattttttttttgtatttctcatTTTACTCATATTTCATtgtacagttttgtttttttttaacattctgcGCCCAATTTTAGCAAATTTACTTACCCCAGTCGAAACAGTTCTAAAACCGATCAACTGTTTATCCTTAGCATGTCAGTACAGCGCATCCCGTCCATTAATGTGTTGGTTTAACAAGAGATGTGTTTACTCCACACGACAAATCACAGTGTTGTATACAAGGAAACTATTTAAACAATGAAGTTATTTTGAGAtgtatttaaacaaacaaaaacaacaaagaaaGGCAGAAGGCCATACAATACGTCGCTACATTTTTGTTTGTAGAACAATGACTTTAAATATTACACGCTTTAAAAACACAAACAAGTAAACTGAATGGATATGTgtgaaaaaaaaggtttttgttTCGTACACGGAAATATTTGTCACAACTTTGGGGTTATTATGGGTTTATATTGTGTCAAGATGATATGTTTGATAAATTATCGTCTTATATGTACCAACATTACATTTTATTTCTTCTTTGTGCATcggtttgtttgttgttttttttaaacccaGTAAGCAATTGGTTCCATATTTGAAGGCGGATATGCTTTAACCTTTCTGAAATAACTGGTATTACcaaagtattttttttgtgttcctATCGctcaatttttagttttttatttagCTTTTTTGATGTTTTTAGACTGCTTGTCCTTTCAGTCGATTTGAACTTTTGCTATTGTACTTGTATCTTTCCTTATCATGaataaaatgtgttgtttctTACCGTAACAAACTACTTTTGTTTAATCTGGAGTAAACAAATTATCATttacaaaaagagggacgaaagataccaaagggacagtcaaactcataaatccaaaacaaactgacaacgccatggctaaaaatgaaaaagacaaacagaaaaacaatagtacacacgacacaacatagaatccAATCCAATACAATATGTGTTCTTAAAATGTTATTTAATTAAAGTATGGATTACTCAATTAGTACTAAATCGTTAATGAGCTGTTTATAATGGCGTGTCTTAAATTCATTGTcctaatatttatatatatatggttgaTTAGTCGTccattgaaaaacaaatcaaaatgtaaattgtgtAGAAGGGTGTTTCTATTTTGTTGATATATTCCCGATCGAGAGCAATCGGATATTGCTCGGTAGAACACATGAGTAATCAAGTATTAGTTCTTCCCTTAGTTGGCATACCTTGGtttacaaagaaaatattaaatgcATTAAGTTATTctaatatgtaaacaaaatattaaaaaaaaatgaaaagcagCGTTGTTCAAAATCTAACCAtcgaaatgataaaaaaatccaATTGATCAATGGAATGATGAGGAAACAAAATGACGACAAACATAAAAATGAAGCTGCATTGGTTTTCAGTTTAAGCAAATATCTGTAATGGAGAATCAATAACAATTTGCACACATCTATTGTCTCGACTTTACTACAATTATTCAGTTATCACATAAATGCGCTAATTTCTGACATATTTACCAAGACTGTTTTGTGGTCGTGCTCTAGTTTCGGACTAGTTTGACCTCGTGACGATTAATGTTGTCAGTTTTggaaattaatttgtttttaagtttCAACTTTAGGTCTTGTTCACTTATAGACATACTACTGCTCTTGTATGGTGTAAACTTACCCAAAACCGTGTATGATTaaatggtgtatggcatatggtaCATCGGTAAAATGTGTATGATGCTATGGTGCTATAGTGTAAGGGGACtagtgtaatggtgtatgaggaatgaTCTGATTTTGGAACGTGTTTAAAGTGTGGTTATCAAAGTTTcaaactatgcaaaatatttagaaagaactgatttttaattttatacattatttacaatatcatGTTTAAAATCCTTTTTACAAAATAGATTAATGATTTTGTAGTCGCAagctttttttttgaaaataaattgcatTACGGTTAATATCGAATGATGTAGATAGAATGTGCAaagtgtatggtgcaaaggtggaCGTGTATGGTGCAATGACACAGAGTGTATgttgtaatggtgtatggtgaatGGTTTATTGTGTTAGTGTTAGATTTACATCATCCAAGTACTTTATATACATGCTATAGACCAGCTGAAAATATCAAAAGTATGGTCATTCAATTGTAAATACAGTTGTTTATATTATTCAATGTAAAATTATAGTTCTACAGCATTCAATAGTTATAGCAAGAGCCCTTCCATGATCAAATCATATCTGCGTACACATGTATAATGAAAagaacacaaaaacaaaacatagaacGGAAATTTGTGGAATAAAGAACAGTATTATTTAACATGTGTTTGATAACAAATATGAAACTTAAGGATAGTTAATGCTGTAATCGAATAAAAGATACCACGAAAGAGAACAACACATAAGTGCAACCGTGTGTTTAAAATTGCGACGAATTAAGACGAAGAAGTAAAAAATGTTAATCGAAATTTCAAAATCCACTAGGTACAATAACAACGGCACTGACATGACTAATGTTTATGAAACAACATACAAAAGTCTAGACAGGTTTTGTTTAGATATCCtatgtatatatatgaaatgttTCCCCATCAAGAAAACACATAATCATATTATTTAGGAAAAGTATACGCTGTCGTGTTTCTCTATCAGAAGACTATATAATCAAATGGATAATAAAAGTTGTACATTTGGTAGCCGATCAAAATTCAGATAATACAGTCATAGAAAAGAAAAACGGAgaaacgtgtcaaagagacaacaatcctaTCAAGAACAGAACCgcaaaattaattttgttaaaatcacaaatataaaaaatctattgAATTTAATTGTACAGCTAGTGatgtattattgttttattacatTAAAGGATAAAGATAATGAGGCCCTCATTGGGGTGTCGAAGTAATCATATAATCACAAatgttttttccaaaaataatcacatttttcaACAAGATAATGAAAAAATCAGAACTACAGACCTATACTATAAGATGTACTTCATAAGGTGCAAATATGACAACTTTTAGTTGAAGGcgaaaaataatgttatacatGCCCAGCTTAGgaataaaaagtatatttttctGCGTTTCGTAGTATAGTAGAaaaataatgtattgcacggtTCATCAAGACTAAGTGTAGTCACGTGTTCAGAATGACCAATGGTCAAGGTTTTTTATGGTTTGGCAGCAAATGTATTGTCCGTGTTAAGGTCTTCATTCTAGCCGTGGACGTTCGATAGTAAACAACACAATGGACGAGCCGGCGATTAAACAGTTAATAGCAAACGAGGTGCATAACGTTGTCCAGAGTTCTCAGAATTCCATGCTTTCCAGAATTGACAATCTGATGAGTAACAAGCTAGGTTCTTTTGAAAGTTCCATGAAAGAATCCCAGAGGCAGCTGTCCGATAGCCAAATTGCAAAGATAGAAGAATTGACAACAGACAATTACGAGTTCAAACGGAAGGGTAATAAAGAACAGCACAAGATCAACACCAAAATTATCAAGAAGATGAAAGAAGCCCAATCTAACCTTAAAGACAGTCCAATGCGAAACGATGAGATAGATTCAGCCACCCAAATAATTGGTGAAGGTATTGATTTGCTAACACATAGGCAAAAACTTGTGAAGATGGCTGATCAATCAGAAAGCGGGTGGAAGACGGTAGAGTAATACCAGACGAACAGTCTAGCAGATAATTCCGAAGACGAGAAAAGAATACGCAGAGCTGATGTTAGAGCTGCACAGAAAATGAAGGCAGAGAGAAAGACAAAGAAGAGTAGATTTACCCCCATTTCGCACCCCACATCAACCAGATCGAGTGCACCTATACCTGTTGAGACATCATTACCTGTACACAGACCAGGGAAATGTTACGAATGTGGAAAATCAGGTCATTGGCGTAAAGATCACGCTGCAATGAAGCAGAGCTTTGATAAGATAagtattgactttgaatatttatcAGATTGTCAAGATTTCGAAGAATTCGGTATTTCCGATTCTGAAAATATAAAGTATGATTGTTTAAACAAGTCTAGTTTTCTAAACGAAAACAACATGTCGATAAGTAAACAAGTAGATAATAGATCGCCGATAGGCATGCTTAAAAAGGCTTTTGATCATTGGACTAAATCAGGTGCTAATGATCACGTATTAGGCGTGATCAAGAACGGGTATAAACTACCTTTTTACACTGTACCaagcatttgttttttaaaaaacaACAGATCGGCATTAGATAATCCCGAATTTGTACATAGTGAGATAGAAAAATTAATTAGTTTAGGTTGTGTGTCAAAAGTAGATCTCATACCAAAAGTAGTAAATCCTTTGACAGTAGCTAAAAATAAGGATAAGTTGAGATTAGTTTTAGACGCCAGGCATGTAAATCCGCACTTGCATAAATTTAGATTTATGTATGAAGATGCAAGTGATGCAGCAAATTTGTTTAACAAGCAAGATTATCTGTTTTCATATGATTTAAAATCCGCATACCATCATATTGAGATATTTTCTGAACATAAAACATATCTTGGATTTGCGTGGGAAATTTCAGGAAAGATTTCTTATTATGTTTTTAATGTATTGCCATTTGGTATTTCAACAGCTGGTTACATTTTCACTAAAGTTACTAGACAGGTAGTACAGTATTTTAGACAAAAAGGTATAAAAATCATCATGTATTTAGATGATGGCATAGGTGGAGGGGAAAATTATGAGAAAGCATTAGAAATAAGTTATCAAGTGCACACAGAATTGCAAATGTTTGGGTTTCTTATAGCAGAACAAAAATGCAATTGGCAACCTTCTCAGACAGTTAAATGGTTAGGTTTAATATGGGACATATGTGTTGGTAAGGTTTATGCGTCACCTGAACGATTAGATAAACTGAGaaattttttaaatcactttCTCGAAAAAATTTCTTCAAGAAACTGCTTCTTTAAAGCGAGGCTAGTGGCTTCATTAGTAGGTCAGATAATTTCTATGCAAGCAGCTATGGGTAGTGTGGTTAGATTGAGAACTAGGAGTCTTTATGAATGCATAATGCAAAAAGCTAGTTGGGATTCGCCAGTTTCAATTAAAGAAAAGGCATTTGATGAAGTCGTTTTCTGGAAGGAAAACGTAGAGTTCCTCAATGGTAAGGAACTGTTAGACGAGAAAGTCTGCACCAGTGTGGTGTACACCGATGCTTCTGGTACAGGCTTCGGTGGGTATATAGTAGAGTATGAAGAAAGCGAAGTAATAGGTTCATGGAAACCTGATGAACAAGTAAAAAGTTCAACTTGGCGTGAACTTGAGGCAGTTTATAGAATGCTTATGTCGAAATTGAACTATTTGAAGGGTCAAAAAGTTCTATGGAGAACTGACAATCAGAACGTTGTACACATATTATGTAAAGGTAGTGTCAAGTCAGATCTACAAACAATCGCAATAAATATTGCAGACATATGTACTAGGGAAGAAATTCAGTTAAGCCCACAATGGATACCCAGAACTGATAACGTAAAAGCTGATATATTCAGTAAAACGTCAGATTGTGATGACTTGGAAATCAAAGAATGTATTTTCaaccattttgataaaaagtgGGGTAGATATTCAATAGACAGATTCGCGTCAGATTACAATAAAAAATGCATACGCTTTAATTCAGATATCGATATTACTATAGAAAAGAGTAAAACCGATCAATATTTAATACAGATTAGGTGACTCGATAGTTATTGCCAAAGGTCAATCTGCAGCATGTCcttttattttactaaaaaagtatttaaatttagCTAAGATTAGTTCGTCAGATGAATTCCTATTCAGACCTATTTTTAGATCAGGCAGATATTAtagtttgatatataaaaacaaaccacTTAGTTACACTAGGGCCAGAGAATGTATTGTCAATCGTTTGAAAGAAGTttgtaaaaatttgaatattggtTTGCATTCACTGAGAGCTAGTGGTGCTACAAAAGCAGCGAATTCCAATGTAAGCGACAGGTGTTGGAAACGTCATGGTCGTTGGAAAAGCGACTCGGCAAAAGACGGGTATGTCGCTGATTCATTAGAACATAGATTAGAAGTGACCAAGCATTTAGGTATTTAATTTTTtaggaaaaaatgttttttctggTGTTTGTAGTAACTATTCTGCGCCCGTTCTTTGTGGATTTCTATAGTTCGTCCGTACGGCAAATgcaatatatatttgttgagttattatttagatttatatAGTTTGAAGTTTAGTTCAATTTGTATTTGGTATACTGGTCAGTCAACATTGAGTATGTTTGGTATATCTAGTTTGGTATAGTAAATACGTATATTTTTCTGCGTTTCGTAGTATAGTAGAaaaataatgtattgcacggtTCATCAAGACTAAGTGTAGTCACGTGTTCAGAATGACCAATGGTCAAGGTTTTTTATGGTTTGGCGCCAAATGTATTGTCCGTGTTAAGGTCTTCATTCCAGCCGTGGACGTTCGATAGTAAACCACAAATTACaagtgtatatatttatatataagtatgtTATAAGCAgtggctgttttttttttgtatttggtttttTAAGCGCTGGACTTGACGCTTTCTCTGGAAGTGGTGTCGGCATTACCTCGAGTCACAGGTTTCCatgaattaagttattttttatggtttttcctGGGTGGCATTCATCACTAATGACGGAGATGAAGATTCAAAGAATAGAAtcatttatattgtttatgaAATAGACAAATCTGTTAGTCTAATTTATCATTTTGGATTGATGTATTGTATTAAATATGTATCGTCACATAATGTCAGATTATATCATATTAAACGCCGGCTAGTTCGTCCGTACGGCAAATgcaatatatatttgttgagttattatttagatttatatAGTTTGAAGTAT includes:
- the LOC139503363 gene encoding uncharacterized protein; translation: MKAERKTKKSRFTPISHPTSTRSSAPIPVETSLPVHRPGKCYECGKSGHWRKDHAAMKQSFDKISIDFEYLSDCQDFEEFGISDSENIKYDCLNKSSFLNENNMSISKQVDNRSPIGMLKKAFDHWTKSGANDHVLGVIKNGYKLPFYTVPSICFLKNNRSALDNPEFVHSEIEKLISLGCVSKVDLIPKVVNPLTVAKNKDKLRLVLDARHVNPHLHKFRFMYEDASDAANLFNKQDYLFSYDLKSAYHHIEIFSEHKTYLGFAWEISGKISYYVFNVLPFGISTAGYIFTKVTRQVVQYFRQKGIKIIMYLDDGIGGGENYEKALEISYQVHTELQMFGFLIAEQKCNWQPSQTVKWLGLIWDICVGKVYASPERLDKLRNFLNHFLEKISSRNCFFKARLVASLVGQIISMQAAMGSVVRLRTRSLYECIMQKASWDSPVSIKEKAFDEVVFWKENVEFLNGKELLDEKVCTSVVYTDASGTGFGGYIVEYEESEVIGSWKPDEQVKSSTWRELEAVYRMLMSKLNYLKGQKVLWRTDNQNVVHILCKGSVKSDLQTIAINIADICTREEIQLSPQWIPRTDNVKADIFSKTSDCDDLEIKECIFNHFDKKWGRYSIDRFASDYNKKCIRFNSDIDITIEKSKTDQYLIQIR